A stretch of the Calorimonas adulescens genome encodes the following:
- a CDS encoding energy-coupling factor ABC transporter ATP-binding protein → MSEIEVRNLHFSYTKGQEVLAGITLDLNLRPTAIIGQNGAGKTTFVKLLKGLLKPTEGDIFVKGYNTKEKSVAFLARYIGLVFQNPNDQIFKSKLIDEVMFGPLNIGQDEKTAKRNSLEALDLVGLRNRINENPYDLSLSDRKLVSIASILAMDTDIIVFDEPTIAQDYRGKEKIKDIIRYLKDKGKLVITIIHDMDFVAETFERVIVFNRGKVLLDGDTRFVYSYRDKLRTASLEQPYVMQLAQKLDIEKPLLTVDEFTRWLNDR, encoded by the coding sequence ATGAGTGAGATTGAGGTTAGAAATCTGCATTTTTCATATACAAAAGGGCAGGAAGTACTGGCCGGCATAACCCTTGATTTAAATTTAAGGCCGACAGCTATTATTGGGCAGAATGGAGCAGGCAAGACGACTTTTGTCAAGTTATTAAAAGGGCTTTTAAAGCCAACTGAGGGGGATATCTTTGTAAAGGGGTACAACACAAAGGAGAAATCTGTAGCATTTTTAGCACGATATATAGGACTTGTTTTTCAAAATCCGAATGACCAGATCTTTAAAAGCAAATTAATTGATGAGGTTATGTTTGGGCCTTTAAATATAGGGCAGGATGAGAAAACAGCAAAGCGCAATTCCTTAGAAGCCCTTGACCTGGTAGGACTTAGGAATCGTATAAATGAAAATCCCTATGACCTTAGCCTTTCCGATAGAAAACTTGTAAGCATTGCCTCAATCCTAGCCATGGATACGGATATCATCGTGTTTGATGAACCTACAATTGCCCAGGATTACCGTGGAAAAGAGAAAATCAAGGATATAATAAGATACTTGAAGGACAAGGGAAAACTTGTAATAACGATCATACATGATATGGATTTTGTTGCAGAGACCTTTGAAAGGGTCATCGTTTTTAATAGAGGAAAGGTACTTCTTGACGGTGACACACGCTTTGTGTATTCCTATAGGGATAAATTAAGGACGGCATCTCTGGAGCAGCCTTATGTT